Proteins co-encoded in one Hymenobacter swuensis DY53 genomic window:
- a CDS encoding PepSY-associated TM helix domain-containing protein — protein sequence MSTFKKTVGKLHLWLGLASGLVVFIVSITGAIFVFQDDIRDLTEPWRKVEAQTTAQVLPSQLQAVALATHPGIQAKDCWTTYFGPERSATVFFTDKAGAPIMVSLNPYTGQVLHEQDLRTHFFTIIQEIHMHLLLPEPVAKWVVGISISIFVVMMLTGLILWWPKRKQERKQRFTIKWGARWRRVNYDLHNVLGFYAASIGLVLALSGLFMIFPWMLQSIVYVVDGGKPATQELMETKLDTLQTVSTAAQPLSDVVYRTARHLSPANEMVLIGPTGAGKAPAFCWTYQKALHYYHRDEYAFHPVSGQLLESRFHATKSAGTKFSDMNYDLHVGQILGFGGKLVAFLTSLICASLPVTGTVIWWGRRNKTKKKQLRLQAV from the coding sequence ATGAGCACATTCAAGAAAACCGTCGGGAAACTGCACCTGTGGCTGGGGCTGGCCTCGGGGCTGGTGGTGTTCATTGTGAGCATCACCGGGGCCATCTTCGTGTTTCAGGATGATATCCGGGACCTGACGGAGCCGTGGCGTAAGGTGGAAGCCCAGACGACCGCGCAGGTGCTGCCCTCGCAGCTGCAGGCCGTCGCCTTGGCCACACACCCCGGCATACAAGCTAAAGACTGCTGGACTACCTACTTCGGGCCGGAGCGCTCGGCCACCGTGTTCTTCACTGATAAGGCCGGCGCTCCTATTATGGTGTCTCTGAACCCTTACACGGGCCAAGTACTGCACGAGCAGGATTTGCGTACGCACTTCTTCACTATCATCCAGGAAATCCACATGCACCTGCTGCTGCCCGAGCCGGTGGCGAAATGGGTGGTAGGTATCAGCATTTCCATTTTTGTGGTGATGATGCTGACCGGCCTGATATTATGGTGGCCCAAGCGCAAGCAGGAGCGCAAGCAGCGCTTCACCATCAAGTGGGGAGCCCGGTGGCGCCGCGTCAACTATGATTTGCACAACGTGCTGGGCTTCTACGCGGCCAGCATCGGGCTGGTGCTGGCTTTATCAGGCTTGTTCATGATTTTCCCCTGGATGCTGCAGTCGATTGTGTACGTGGTGGATGGGGGTAAGCCAGCGACGCAGGAACTGATGGAAACCAAGCTCGATACGCTGCAAACCGTATCCACTGCCGCCCAGCCTCTATCCGACGTAGTGTACCGCACCGCGCGGCACCTCTCGCCCGCCAACGAAATGGTGCTCATTGGCCCAACCGGCGCGGGCAAAGCCCCCGCGTTTTGCTGGACCTACCAGAAGGCACTGCACTACTACCACCGCGACGAGTATGCCTTCCACCCCGTATCAGGCCAGCTGCTGGAGTCGCGTTTTCATGCCACCAAAAGCGCCGGCACCAAGTTCTCCGACATGAACTACGACCTGCACGTAGGCCAGATTCTGGGTTTCGGCGGCAAACTCGTGGCTTTCCTGACCAGCCTGATTTGCGCCAGTCTGCCCGTAACCGGAACCGTCATCTGGTGGGGTCGGCGCAACAAAACCAAGAAGAAGCAGTTGCGGCTACAAGCGGTGTAG
- a CDS encoding TonB-dependent receptor: MLNLRLLGLTSTLVTCALVAQAQQTATIRGRITTSDGNPAEAVTVGLKGRSQGAITNSQGEYVIERVRDGQYTVVISAVGLKGEEKAVTVSGGQATAVDFMLTENTQQLKEVVISGNRTNKFNRSASVDVGKMPLSNLENPQVYATVGKELLTEQLVFSVDDATRNAPGVQKMWEPTGRSGDGGSFYASRGFVVSSQLRNGVAGGVTNTIDAANLEKLEVIKGPSATLYGSALTSYGGLLNRVTKKPYEQFGGEAAVAAGSYGFHRASVDVNTPLNADKTLAFRLNGAYTYEDNFQNAGYTGFAKDVAIAPSLQFKPSDRLTINLDAEVYRSTNVGKQLIYLYFLDKVDNFGFSRADQAPLDYRQSYQGPGLTQDSRSTNLFGQVRYRISPSFTSTTYLSSSRSYSEGNGAYFYLASDIALGRGTTPGVSSLIRADQSTQDSRRQTYQVQQLFNGDFQVGNLRNRVVFGLDFLRLDSDIEFFGGTIDTVQINVPGTDYRSFNKGVVDAKYAAQAPGRYPVTTKVNTYSAFVSDVLNLTDQLSVLAALRVDRYDNKGGILYSPVEAYQQTAVSPKFGLVYQPVKDRIAVFANYQNSFNNQNSSYINAERQSFVTKPERANQAEAGVKLDAAAGRLSATVSYYDIRVQNILRPLYTVTNPDNTTLTISAQDGTQWSRGTELSLTANPLPGLNVVGGFAYNYSKFVNTNENVNGRRPNTASSPYLANAWVSYRQPEGPLKGLGLGFGGNYASENKILNSVSQGVFTLPSYTVLNASAFYDLPHYRFSVKADNLANEHYWIGYTTFNAQKLRSIIGSVAYKF, translated from the coding sequence CCTGCGCCCTGGTGGCACAAGCCCAGCAAACCGCCACCATTCGGGGCCGCATAACCACCTCCGATGGCAACCCGGCCGAGGCCGTGACCGTGGGCCTGAAGGGACGCAGCCAGGGGGCTATTACCAACAGCCAAGGCGAGTATGTGATTGAGCGGGTCCGCGACGGGCAGTATACTGTGGTTATTTCGGCGGTAGGGCTGAAAGGTGAAGAAAAGGCCGTGACGGTGAGTGGCGGCCAAGCCACGGCAGTCGACTTCATGCTAACCGAAAATACCCAGCAGCTCAAAGAGGTAGTTATCAGTGGCAACCGCACCAATAAGTTCAACCGCTCCGCCAGCGTAGACGTGGGCAAGATGCCGCTCAGCAATCTGGAAAACCCGCAGGTGTACGCCACCGTGGGCAAAGAGCTGCTGACGGAGCAGTTGGTATTCAGCGTGGACGACGCCACACGCAACGCGCCGGGCGTCCAGAAAATGTGGGAGCCCACTGGCCGTAGCGGCGACGGTGGCTCGTTCTACGCCTCACGGGGTTTTGTGGTATCAAGCCAGCTGCGCAATGGTGTGGCCGGTGGCGTAACCAATACCATCGACGCGGCCAATCTGGAGAAGCTGGAAGTTATAAAAGGTCCTTCGGCTACGCTGTACGGCTCGGCCCTGACCTCCTACGGTGGCCTGCTCAACCGCGTAACCAAGAAACCCTACGAGCAATTTGGGGGTGAAGCGGCTGTAGCTGCCGGCAGCTATGGCTTCCACCGGGCCAGTGTCGACGTAAACACGCCGCTCAACGCAGATAAGACGCTGGCGTTCCGCCTTAACGGGGCCTATACCTACGAAGACAACTTTCAGAATGCGGGCTATACGGGCTTCGCCAAAGACGTAGCCATTGCACCGAGCCTGCAGTTCAAACCCTCAGACCGCCTGACCATCAACTTGGACGCGGAGGTGTACCGCAGCACCAACGTGGGCAAGCAGCTCATCTACCTCTACTTCCTCGATAAAGTCGACAACTTCGGCTTCTCGCGGGCCGATCAGGCGCCGCTCGACTACCGTCAGTCGTACCAGGGGCCGGGCCTGACGCAGGATTCGCGCAGCACCAACCTGTTTGGGCAGGTGCGCTACCGCATTTCGCCCAGCTTCACCTCTACTACGTACCTGTCGTCGAGCCGCAGCTACTCCGAAGGCAACGGCGCCTACTTCTATCTGGCCTCGGACATTGCGCTGGGCAGAGGCACCACTCCCGGGGTCAGCAGCCTGATCCGCGCCGATCAGTCGACGCAGGACAGCCGCCGCCAGACCTACCAGGTGCAGCAGTTGTTCAACGGCGATTTTCAGGTGGGCAACCTCCGTAACCGCGTAGTGTTCGGGCTGGATTTCCTGCGCCTCGACTCCGACATTGAGTTCTTCGGGGGCACTATCGATACGGTGCAGATCAACGTGCCGGGCACTGATTACCGCTCCTTCAATAAAGGCGTCGTCGATGCCAAGTACGCCGCCCAGGCTCCGGGGCGTTACCCGGTTACCACCAAAGTCAATACCTACAGCGCGTTCGTATCGGATGTGCTGAACCTGACCGACCAACTCAGCGTGCTGGCTGCCCTGCGCGTGGACCGCTACGATAACAAAGGCGGCATCCTGTACTCGCCGGTGGAAGCATACCAGCAAACAGCCGTTTCGCCGAAATTCGGCCTAGTGTACCAGCCCGTGAAAGACCGGATTGCCGTATTCGCCAACTACCAGAACAGCTTCAACAACCAGAACAGCTCCTACATCAATGCCGAACGGCAGTCGTTTGTGACCAAGCCCGAGCGCGCCAACCAAGCGGAAGCCGGGGTAAAGCTGGATGCTGCCGCCGGCCGGTTGAGCGCCACGGTGAGCTACTACGACATTCGGGTACAGAACATCCTGCGGCCGCTCTACACCGTTACCAACCCCGATAACACCACGCTGACCATCAGCGCCCAAGACGGCACCCAGTGGAGCCGCGGCACGGAGCTGAGCCTGACGGCCAATCCGCTGCCGGGCCTGAACGTGGTGGGCGGGTTTGCCTACAACTACTCGAAGTTCGTCAACACCAACGAAAACGTGAACGGACGTCGTCCCAACACGGCGTCCTCGCCTTACCTAGCCAATGCCTGGGTAAGCTACCGCCAGCCGGAAGGCCCGCTCAAAGGGCTGGGTCTGGGCTTCGGCGGCAACTACGCCAGCGAAAACAAGATTCTGAATAGCGTCTCGCAGGGCGTATTCACGCTGCCCAGCTACACGGTACTAAACGCCAGTGCCTTCTACGACCTGCCGCACTACCGCTTCTCAGTGAAGGCTGATAACCTGGCCAATGAGCACTACTGGATTGGGTACACCACCTTTAATGCGCAAAAGCTGCGTAGCATCATCGGCAGCGTCGCCTACAAGTTCTAA